The sequence GCCGTACAACAGCTGGATGGTGCTGTTGAACTGGATCCAAGATGTTTCGTTCACTGCTTCTTTGGGAGTCTTATTCAAAGTTAAACGCAGCTTATCGGTGGTACCGTCCTCTCTGTCAAAGAATGTGTCGGGGGGGATCTTAACCTCAAAGTAGGTGCCGACCCACGCGTTGACCTGGTCGATGGCGTTGCGGATCTCTGGGATTTGATTTAAGTCTGGAACCGGAGAGACTGTGGTGGTGCGTTTAGGAGGTTTAGCCGTGGTGGACTTGGGTTCCCGGGGAGCTGGAGTCGAGCTTTTGGTCTTCTTGGGCTTCCTGGTGGCGGACGGTCTGGGTCTTTTGGTGGTGCTGGGCGTTGTTGGCAAAGCGGTGGCCTCCACAAACGTGGGCCGGGTCATGGTCGGCTGAATAGAAACGGTGCTGGTACTTCCTAACACTCTTGTGGGCTGGGGAGGTCCAAAGACAGGCGTGTGGGCAATCTGATCCCTGACCCTCATGGTGGGCTTCACAGGAAGAGGCAAAGGGCCTCGGACAGGGGGAGCAGAGTTTTCTGTTGCCGGGGCAATGGAGGGTGACGTTGGGGTGGGAACGACACGTACGGGGGGCTCTGGTTGACTAGTTGGAGGAATCAGTGACGGCAATGGGGTAGGGGTATTGTACAACTGCCGTCTGACCCGTTTAACACCCTGGAGCTTTTTGTTGACGATGTGCCAGCCGACTACCGGGTATCCTAGCCGAGCTGACATGGTCCCATTCTTCGCTGAAAGTTGGACGCTGCTAATATCAGGGATACTGGCCTGATTCAGGGCACATCCCAGTTTCCACGACAGCAGCGCCCCATTCTCCACGACCTTCTTAGCGTTCCCTGGTCCGGCCATGAAAGCGGACATGTCAAATAAACGGTTGTTGACCACGGGAACCACCCTCATGTGTTCTAGGCGGACGTGTGAGAATTTTCTCATATTGCCAAGTAAGACGACTCTCTGCTCAGCGAACATCTTTGTCAAATCGGCATCCAGGATGACGGTGATGACAGTGATGGGCTCctcagagacacaggtgaaaggCTGGACGCCACTGACATCAGACTGGACAGCGTACAGAGACGACTCTGTGTCTGCCCGTTCTTCTGGGTACACTTCAATAGAGAAGACCGTACTGGGGAGGACTTGGTTTCCAGTCTTATCATCCATCTCTTCTCCAGACACCAAGATATGATACACACCTTTATCCTGATCCAGTGCCAAGCCTCTCAGAATGCAGCTTTCTTTGTCCCAATACAGCCAGGAGGGGAGAGTCTCCTTTCCTATCTCAGTGAGCTACCGAAGGAAAAGACAAACACCATTACTATACATTAGCACTAATACTGTATAAATTAACTACAAAAATTAGAAAGTCATTTACTTCTAATCAAGTACAATGACAAATGATGTTAATAGTTACCATTTTCTAAAATTAATTTAGCTGCGGCTGAATTAATAGTTCCTAGAAAATGTTTCCCAATTCTTAACAGGTACAGTAATCAACATATGTATAAAAGCCTTTATTATGAATGTTTGATATCGGCTCAGTGAAGGCAAAAAAGCTTTCAATGTCTCGTCGACTCTCATCCTTCCCTATTCTATTCATTCTATCAAATCTCATCAGATGTGAGCAGGAAGCAGAGTGAGCATTTATTCAGAACTATATGAGTCATCAGCATTCATTTTTGAGTTATTATTGTTTGACTGTGACATCATTCCGCATCACGACTTGggccaataataataatcccaCCCCATTAATAAACTGGTGCGAATGGCACAACAGTCTGCTTGAACACTTAATCAAAGAGTGGtcaaaagaatagaaaaaagaaaataaggtaGTAAAAGACACATTTTATAAACGTGATGTCTTTAGGAATGCCCATTACTCACATGCATTCAcctaaataaatatgaattctCTAATATTATCTAACCATAACATATTTCTGCAGCAAAAGCAGAGCATTTTCAGAAGTCACTCTTATTCAGTTCCAATTTATATCTGGCACTGGAACAATCTGTACTTCAACTGTCAAATTTTTATTCACAACGAACATCAAGGGGGGagtacattttatgttttttttataaaagccATTCTAATGAAAATCCTTAAAATTAGTCCTCAATAATACAGGAACTGTCTCgtcaaagagaaaaaagggagAATGTGATCATCAACACATCAATACACTgcctgttttgttctttttgtttttcaaactcaAAGGCTTCCCTCACTTCCTTAAATTACCTTAATATAAAATTGATGAGCTAATTAACATGTAATTGTGAATACCAACACAGTCGTATTATTTTAAGGGGGATTTAATGTTTCTTGCTAAATATTTCTCAGAGTTAACAATGGATTTGATTAAAACTAGAATCTTTCCTGTTCGGTACAATCTCCAGTGTACTCACTTGGACACTACAGGTTGCATTTGTGGGCCCTGATGGAACCTTCATCTGGAATACTTGGCCCACGATTGCTGAGGAGTCAGGGATGACGCTGTGCACTCCCCCGTTCTTTGCAGCACAATCTGGGACAGCTGAAGGCGGCCCCTGGCCAATCGAAGACGCTGCAGCTTGCAGCTCGGAGAGAACAGAGGACTGCATGGAAGCCTCTAGTTCCACAGATATCATCTCCACCACCGTCTCCTGTTGTTCTGCTACAGCGCCCTGGACCACAGCCATTAGCAGGCCTATTACCAGAGGGATAGTCCTGCCCGAAAGAAACCTGCTCCTCCCAGCATCCCCGCAGCTCATATCTCTCCGTTTATAGTGCATAGCAATAGGCCTTCGGGCTGCCCAGCAGATGCCTGTGAACAACTTAAGAGGCCGCATGCACTGAAGTCAGTCTGATGATATGCTTGTGGGTCAGACTCCCTAGTTATTGGCTTTGCTCACAGATGCGGTGCTTTCTCTACGCTGTCTTCTGTGATCCATGAGGAGATCCTTGGCAGCCTGTTAGACAGCCATGTCAGCCAGCTGggtaaagagaaataaatgtgtcacaaCCTGACAAATGgttaaaaaatttaaacatgAATGAGGGATGACTGCTTATGAAGTACTGTGATAAATACATCTTTCATTTAACTGACACACatattaaagaagaaaaacatcacaTCTGTCAGTAATTATACAAAATAGTGATTTATAAGCATCCAAAATCTGTTTTTCCCCTGCTCACGATAAACTGCTAATTGTGTATTAGATAACAGAGGAGTGATTTTGGACACAGCAGGGTGTCGTCCAACTGTAATTTAAAATTGAGGCACTGCTTGAAGTTATAAATCACCTCACAAACGCTGGCTAAAAATACTGAGAGCCATAAGAATCTTAATCCAATGAAGCTAAAATGACCTCAAACTTAACAGTATttaggtcaataaaataaacatttgttttatattatagATTATCTAGTTACATccttaacattattattattatacaaaaAGACATCTCAATCCACTGATTGAAACACTCCTGTCATGGCATTTTCAGTAATGGCAATTCTCATGAGAAACATGAGCGTCAAAAGGTTATTTGTCTTTGTAATGCATCTTAATAATTAGGGGCCCGGGGGGGTGTCTGTTGTGCTGACCCAGCCAACTCCAATCTTGTAGCAGTCAGAAATGGGCAGGGGACGGTTATCCAACTGCCTGGACTCAAAATGCCTGACAGGCACAAAGCAGAGATAAAGAACCAATGGGAGTTTAAGAGGTTTTTCCTAAACTCCAAAATAGTTGAAAGAACATTTTATGCTGTTTAAAGTAACACCCATAAAAAATTTTGTGATATTTGAGTCCAGAATTGGACATTGGGATAGAGATCTCCCAGGGAATAGTGCAAATCATGCATTTGGAAgccattggtgtgtgtgtgtagtttaacATAAGCAGGGGTAGATGCACACGCTAATGAGAAATACAATACATTTTATCGACCATATTACCACAGTTATTAATGAACCACGTGTGCAAATGAATGGTTTTCTAACAAACTACATACCAAACAAAGCAGCAAATAAAGTGCAGCTTTTTAACATTAGTTCAATTTCTCTCACCCACCTAAATCAGAAAATCAAACACgttttacacacaaacaaaatcacaACAACCACATAGTATAAATACCATTACTGGTATTTTCTTATTACAAATCTCATCAAGTATTAAACAAAACTAGGCCAAAATCCTATTCGATCATAGTTACTACTGTCTGAAGATGTTAATAACATTTGCTTCACATTTATTGGGACTTATTTATAAATCACATGTCCCTAAGATGGCCTACTGAACTGAGGGATGATTAATTGTTTCAGATTGCAATGATCACAATCATAGCATGAATTGGCACGGGCTGCTGGCCAACGGCCCACTTTTGAAATCTTCTTTTCTGGGAACGCGAGTGTTGCCCAACTCCTAGACTTCAGTTCACAGTAAATGCAGACATAATTCTAATCTGGTCCCATAATTATATGATGTATTTGCTCCTGAAACAGACAAACCCACTAGTTTGTGTTTAAACACTTGTGATTCATTACCAGATGAAAATTATTGTCAGCTTTGGTCATGTTTGTTAGAAAACAGTGTCACTAAATCCTCTTATTAAGTGACTAAGAGAAATATACTACTGTAATCTACTGTAGACAAGACAACTCCAAATATGGTATATAGTGTGCTGTTTCTGCCACTGTTATGACTAGATTGCCGGCTCGAAAAACAATTCCATACAACTCAAATCCAGAGGGCTCCCATGTCCTCGGTTAGTAGTATGAAATTCTGAATAGAAAgatcaaaacaaacatgttttaagcACTAGAGAGCATTCAAAGAGAACACATCTCCACCAGCTCAGTTCTGATCCAGATCGCCCAAATCTAGGCCCCTTAACTTTGGGATAATCCTGTTAAGATAGAAAATCACCAGCACAAACATAACCTGTTTTTATATTGCTTTGCATGTAAAACAATTTTTACTAGTAAATAGGTCCGAGCATAATATTTTCAATAGGAGCACTACACCTTGCCTCCCCAGGCTGTAGAACACAACATGGATTTCAAGGTAAAATACAACCCTATTCAACTCGCATTCAATACAGAGCCACAGTTTGATGGTTGAGAGGATTGACTCTTGAAGCCTTAGCATTTTGCCTTAAATATACTGCAAACTCACTGGCAATTGATTCAACATATGCCTACTTGCTTATTGtgaaaatacatatataaaaagcCCAAATGCTAAAAGTAATAATTAAACAAATAGTTTGCTAGTTGAGAATAATAAAACTTGCTTTTCACCCAGACACCAGTGTTTCTAAAACAAGTGCTTTGAATTAGAGTTGAGAATGGTGATTTCTGTCCATTTCAAACCAAGGCCTGCACtgctggagggagggagggccaaaaaaaggttaacagcaatattttttttttgctgtctgtAGCTTAACAGTCGTTAAAAATtgaaaagcataaaaaataattaaggtTTCAATGCACAGTAGCAGTCATAGCCGATTGAAGTGACGTTCCACATGCAGCAGCCTCTGGATGGAGCCTGAGCTGAATAACAAACATTTCCACAAGACAAGCTTGCCTTGCAATTGGATGTTTCCCTTGTTGCTCCAAACACTATTCAAGAAAGTCATGAAATATGTGGAGgggtaaaaaacacacacaaaaaaaccccacacagatTCTGCTGTCAGAGTGAGTCTGACCTGTCTGTCACGATGGCAACACGTTTAAATGTAACAGGAGAACGAATTGATGCTGTCAATAAATCACTTTTGCTTACATGTGTGAATTCAAAAAGGAGACCAAAACATGAACAGCAGCGATGAGTTCCATCTGAAAATTAGGTGCTGACGGCTCGATTCTCCTGTGTAAACCCCTTAAAGTTCAGCAACCAGACATAAAATGATCAcaacttattttatttcacaaaataaaGCCAAGTGTAAAACTAGTGCTGGTTCACCATTATGAGCACACGCTCACACAATAGTGTTAAAGTTAAACCAGCCTATTCCAGTTTCACACTATCACTGATTAAGACCTTATTATACAGGAATACTTATTGAATAATTTACGTGTAGGTTGatttaacaacacacacacaaccggtACTCTTCCACTAATACACGATTGActgatttatgtttttgttaaagTTTAACTGCAGCTTTTGGTTGTTTtacagctaacgttagctaactAATGCTAATTAATACGTTAGCTACCGGGCCCGTTCTTAGTTGCCCCAGTTAAGCCCTCAGCCGCAAAACGAGGCCTTAATAACTTATAATACCAATagcatattaatattaataaactgTTTGAAAGTCTATAATAATTAAATTGTCTTTATTCGGATGTTATCGCTAAAACGGGCTGAAAACAAACACCGTTGGATCCACTAAGTGGCTGCCGTCGCTAGCGCAGACATGCACCTGTTTTATTCTAAGCGGACACGGGCAGCAAGTGCTGCCGGAGTCCGTCCGAATGGCTGGATGGGTCCAAATGAAGCTGCTAACAGGAGCTCAGCTACAATGCGTTAATGCAGCAGTTACTAACAAATGTGTGCTTCTGTTATTAACCACAACCACAACCTATTAACTCAAGCTAAGTCAAATCAGAGCGACACGACACTCAGCCGGCGGAGCCACCGATGAGGCTAACGACCGGGCTAACGTCAAAAGAGTTTGCCGATAGatggatataaataaataaatatataaataaataaaaaaatgggtGACTGGTTGTCCTGTCGGTGAACTTGAATCGGTGCCAGTTGTGACTGTGGTGTCGAAAAATGACGAAGGGAGGCACCGGAGACGGTGATCCAGCTTCAACAGAAACGTAACCCAAAATTCAAACTGACCTTGTTAgcgagctaacgttagctaaccCGCTCCGGAACGTCTCCTCTTCTACACCGCGGGGGGGTCCACAATGCCATTAAACAGCAGCCCCGCGTCCATCAAACATGTAGACAGTAGCAtacccccctccaaaaaaagaTAGCGCCTCTCCGT is a genomic window of Antennarius striatus isolate MH-2024 chromosome 2, ASM4005453v1, whole genome shotgun sequence containing:
- the LOC137612054 gene encoding dystroglycan 1-like encodes the protein MRPLKLFTGICWAARRPIAMHYKRRDMSCGDAGRSRFLSGRTIPLVIGLLMAVVQGAVAEQQETVVEMISVELEASMQSSVLSELQAAASSIGQGPPSAVPDCAAKNGGVHSVIPDSSAIVGQVFQMKVPSGPTNATCSVQLTEIGKETLPSWLYWDKESCILRGLALDQDKGVYHILVSGEEMDDKTGNQVLPSTVFSIEVYPEERADTESSLYAVQSDVSGVQPFTCVSEEPITVITVILDADLTKMFAEQRVVLLGNMRKFSHVRLEHMRVVPVVNNRLFDMSAFMAGPGNAKKVVENGALLSWKLGCALNQASIPDISSVQLSAKNGTMSARLGYPVVGWHIVNKKLQGVKRVRRQLYNTPTPLPSLIPPTSQPEPPVRVVPTPTSPSIAPATENSAPPVRGPLPLPVKPTMRVRDQIAHTPVFGPPQPTRVLGSTSTVSIQPTMTRPTFVEATALPTTPSTTKRPRPSATRKPKKTKSSTPAPREPKSTTAKPPKRTTTVSPVPDLNQIPEIRNAIDQVNAWVGTYFEVKIPPDTFFDREDGTTDKLRLTLNKTPKEAVNETSWIQFNSTIQLLYGLPEEKHEGKHEYFMLATDKGGRSIMDAFEVQVNRLYASIKPSVVFEARFHGDPKTLSNDIHKKILLTKKLAYALGDRNSSTVTLTNITSGSIVVEWTNNSLQQIPCPKDQITALSNRIADPKGTPKPAFVKAMEPEFKPISIAIRGMNTCQSYTFIPPGEVPVPVLPTASPSPGTGRRSSDDVYLHTVIPAVVVAALLLIAGIIAMVCYRKKRKGKMTIEEQATFIKKGVPIIFADELDDSKSPPSSSIPLILKEEKPPLPPPEYPNMAGPHSTLLDQDLLEDYSIYQDDDPNAPPYQPPPPFTVPVEGKGSRPKNMTSYRSPPPYVPP